In Fragaria vesca subsp. vesca linkage group LG1, FraVesHawaii_1.0, whole genome shotgun sequence, the sequence ATGTTGCTACATATTCTAACTTTCGCGAAGTTATGAATTGCTTAGAGCTCTTGAAGAGCATATACGAGATGTATCAATAAACAGAGATATTAATATGAGTGGCTAGATATGCCATGCTGATCTTCCAATGGTTTTGAACCATACATAGTAATGTGTTAATTAGCTTCTACTGCTTAGTTATTACATAATGTATGAATTTGAACATGTGAGGTTGTTTCTAACATTATTACATGAGGTAAGATCTATTAAATTGTATAGCTCGGTTGGTATTGCCTTCACTTTGCAGGTATAAAAATCTTGTGATGAGCCCCTGTATGTAAAACGAACAAGATCTCACTTCAGTGATAGACAAATTGAACCGCTATTTACTGTACATGAAGCTTGCAACAATCAGGGGGAGAATCTCATCAGGGGGAGCATCCAGAAGTATGCTACCTATGACACATGCGCGTTGCACTCTTTTTCTCCTTCGACCAGGGATGTTTTTTCCCACAAGGTTTTTATTACCTGGCAAGGTTTTTAATGAGACAACACTAAACGCGTCCAACATCATATTATTGATGGACATCCACGGGAGAGTGTTGTAAATATTATAATATATGTAGATGTCCTTGTAAATACTCATTAGTTATGTCCTTAAGATGTAAATTATACTCCTATATAAAAGAGCCTAATGAGAATGAAAGTGACACTTCTTCCTCCTCCTACATTTTGTTCTTCTCTTTTCTCTCTATCTTATTCTTAGTTTATAACATTCTTAGACTTTTATTTACTTAATTGGTATCTACACTTAACATAATTATTCTTACGCCATAGGTTGATTAATTGATAATTCGTTTTTGGTGAGCTTTTCTTGTTTTTTCTTGTCAGAGAATTTTGTTATCAGAGAATAATTTCATTATAAGAAAGGTCACAATCAACTTCAGAGCTAAGTGTGGCCATGCTAAAAATGAGATCATTTTTTTTCTTCTTCATAACATTTTGAAAATAGAGAATATGGGAAAAATAGTTGTTCACCGTAACCCAAATGTAATTGTCTACCTTCTAACTGATCACTTACTCTCTTGGGGAAAATTGTTTTAGTTCCGATTACTTATATCTCCTTCTCAATATCCACAAATTTCTGGAAACTTTGCTCGTTGAATTCGAATTAGCTGCCTTTCAAGATCTCTTGCTCAACTTTCCATTTCTCAAATGTGATCATAAATCCGATAAAAACATTATATATCATTGAAAACCTCTACAATTGCACTTTGTATTAATAGAATTTCAATGTAACTAGAACTCTCCATAGTCCAACTTCATGGCATCATGCATCTAAACAAGATTGAACCATCACCCTTTTACTAGTTTCTGCTGGGTTATTAACTTATTATTTATTAAAATGAAAAGGACAAAAAAAAAAAAAAATAAGAGGTTTTATGGGTTTGGTTTGCTCACTTTGCTGGTGTGAGTAGAAAAAAGGAGGGAACTCTTTCATCATTATTTATTTATATATTTTACAAATAATTTCTTGTTAACAACACTTGCTCATGTCATTTTTTTTTCTTTTGATAAAATGTTATATATATATATTTTTTTTATAGGTGTTGAAAAAGTTTCCAATTTCTCTTCTCCCGTGTGAGGTCATAAACCATCTCGCCCAGGCACTGATGTTCGTAGAAGCTATCAAGAGTAGGGCTGGAATTGGTAGGGGTATACCGACTTTATTTACCAATACCATGTATCAACCAACTTATGATTGGTAGGCAAAATCCTCTACTAAAACCAACCACCGATGTTGGTATACCGACTTAGTTGGTATGGTTGGTAATCGGTGTTCTCTGGACAAAAAGGATGTCGACCAGATAAGATATGGGCATGCAGATGGGCTCGAGTCCAGATAGAAATGGTTGTGAGGGTTAGTTGAGGAATCTAAGTGATTAGTCATCCTACCCTTATTCCTATCTGTTTAGGTCTCTACAAAGTTTAGATTGTGACTCAAAAAATGAAGTGATAGATATAACTTTTTCACAAATATAATGCAATGATAGCTTTGATCTGATGGTATGTGGTCATATTTTCCATCAGAGTAGTCATGGTTTTGAAATATGCCTCTTGCTAAAATTTAAATATTTTATATTTTAATTGTATTTATATCTATAGTATGTTATAAATATAAAACAATACATATATTATATATTATACATATATTTTAATTGTCTTTACATATATTATACATTTTCTAGGTTGTTTATAAAAGATTAGAAGTTCAATTCTCGTTTCTTACATAGATATATGTGTATTTTTGCATAATTACACATACATGGTTAGTACGGTATACCGATAATATGAAAATCTCAATACCAAATACCAACCATGTTACCAAGACTGGTACGCTATACCGTATCAACTAAGTCGGTTACCAAGTTTTTGGTATACCAACTAGGTTGGTACTCGGTTGGTTGGTTTCGAGTTTCGACATAGCCCAAATTGTTAGCCTTAATCAAGAGTGTTGAATTTCATGTTCTGGACAATTTGATTGAGGCGATATGCGGCCTCATGGAAAAGCTTAACAATGCGCCCAACAGGGATAAATACAGCAAATTTTTGAAGGGAATTCCCAGGCCTCTTTGGAATTCTAGAGCGGAGTTAAAGTTGGAACTTGACAGAATTTTTCAAGTTGAGAGAAAGTTGCCGGTGACGCTTAAATTTGCTGATGTGGTGACAAATTACATGAAGCAGGACAACGATGACATTTATCTTGCGTCTAAAGACTGGCCCCGAATCGCTAAGAGATTTCTTGTATCTCTTGGAATGAGTACTGCTCATGCTCCTGATCAGTTTGAGATTCATGACCACATGTTGATACTTTCTGAGGCTTTTACTGGATTCAACAACGTATTACTGGGAGTGACGAGAGAGTTCACAATAGTGCCTCTTGTTTTTATTGAAGCTCATGATTGTGTTTATATAGGTGAACATCTCATGTATGCTGATAACAGTTTCCACTGCCTGATGGACAAGCTGCCTAACACAAGTATTGATTCTAGTGTTTTGAGACACATGAATATTGGACTAGAGCATTCTCTTATTGCCTTCAAAATCACATTACAGGGAATAGCAAAGCTTTGTCGGAAGATCGATGAAGACTTGGTTTCTGAATCAGAGACGGTATCTCCTCGGCATAAATATGGTGAAGGGTTGAGAGACAAAACATAGGGAAAAATGCCCGACAAGAAGATGAACAACGCTCCCTCCAAAGAATGAAGAACCTTGTCCTTACTGTGTTTTCTGAATAATGAAGGACCGTTTACGGGGACACGCCGATGAATTTTAAGTTTTATTGAAGTATAGTAGTTTCTTCTCACAATTTATTCTCATGTAATCTATTTGTTCTTGAATATTTGATTGGATCCTATTTTCTTAAACGGCAAATGTTTATGATTCTTAGGATGAATGTACCTAAGGTGATAACCACTTTGAGCAGGAGAGTGGTAAACTACATATAGAGACAAGTATGAACACATGTTTTCTCAATTGCAGTTGCAGAGGAGTTGAC encodes:
- the LOC101310842 gene encoding uncharacterized protein LOC101310842, which gives rise to MEKLNNAPNRDKYSKFLKGIPRPLWNSRAELKLELDRIFQVERKLPVTLKFADVVTNYMKQDNDDIYLASKDWPRIAKRFLVSLGMSTAHAPDQFEIHDHMLILSEAFTGFNNVLLGVTREFTIVPLVFIEAHDCVYIGEHLMYADNSFHCLMDKLPNTSIDSSVLRHMNIGLEHSLIAFKITLQGIAKLCRKIDEDLVSESETVSPRHKYGEGLRDKT